In Neofelis nebulosa isolate mNeoNeb1 chromosome 10, mNeoNeb1.pri, whole genome shotgun sequence, one DNA window encodes the following:
- the PTPMT1 gene encoding phosphatidylglycerophosphatase and protein-tyrosine phosphatase 1, giving the protein MEPGPGAPGSPAEHPEARPEVSESEAAAQTASPSREAADDLPPSSPSGLSSRPPTASLGAGRPPLCQAGWGGMAAGTFLEAGLARVLFYPTLLYTLFRGKVPGRARRDWYHRIDPTVLLGALPLRSMTRRLVQDENVRGVITMNEEYETRFLCNSSKEWKNVGVEQLRLSTVDMTGVPTLADLQKGVQFALKYQSLGQCVYVHCKAGRSRSATMVAAYLIQVYNWSPEEAVRAITKIRSHIHIRSGQLEVLKEFHKEITAGAAKKETYHTSQT; this is encoded by the exons ATGGAGCCGGGCCCGGGGGCCCCGGGCTCTCCCGCGGAACATCCGGAGGCCAGGCCCGAAGTCTCCGAGTCCGAGGCGGCCGCGCAGACCGCGTCGCCTTCGCGGGAGGCGGCGGACGACCTTCCGCCCTCGTCGCCCTCGGGGCTCTCCTCGCGGCCGCCGACCGCGAGCCTGGGCGCGGGCAGGCCGCCGCTTTGCCAGGCCGGGTGGGGCGGGATGGCGGCCGGCACATTTCTGGAGGCCGGCCTGGCCCGGGTGCTCTTCTACCCGACGCTGCTGTACACCCTGTTCCGCGGTAAGGTGCCTGGCCGAGCGCGCCGCGACTGGTACCACCGCATCGACCCCACGGTGCTGCTGGGCGCGCTGCCGCTGCGGAGCATGACGCGCCGG CTGGTACAGGACGAGAACGTGCGCGGGGTGATCACCATGAACGAGGAGTACGAGACGCGGTTCCTGTGTAACTCCTCAAAG GAGTGGAAGAATGTAGGAGTTGAGCAGCTGCGACTCAGCACAGTAGACATGACTGGAGTCCCAACCTTGGCTGACCTCCAGAAAGGAGTCCAGTTTGCTCTCAAGTATCAGTCGCTGGGCCAGTGTGTCTACGTGCATTGTAAGGCTGGGCGTTCCAGAAGTGCTACTATGGTCGCAGCGTATCTGATTCAG GTGTACAACTGGAGTCCAGAGGAGGCTGTAAGAGCCATCACCAAGATCCGGTCACACATCCACATCAGATCTGGCCAGTTGGAAGTTCTTAAAGAGTTCCACAAGGAGATTACTGCAGGGGCAGCAAAGAAGGAGACTTACCACACATCACAGACGTGA